The following proteins come from a genomic window of Microscilla marina ATCC 23134:
- a CDS encoding DUF1987 domain-containing protein, with translation MDSLIIKSGKDTPFVCFDTNNNIFEISGESYSVLPNEFYEPVLQWLRNYLSTNRLPITLNIQFSYFNTSTYSPLCELLTTLERYQSNIGEEVTVNWFASQDDNEMINDAHFLKSSFCNLCFKVLPIQAAA, from the coding sequence ATGGACAGTTTAATAATAAAATCGGGCAAAGATACTCCCTTTGTGTGTTTTGATACAAACAACAACATTTTTGAGATCTCAGGTGAGTCTTACAGCGTATTACCCAACGAGTTTTATGAACCTGTTTTGCAATGGTTGCGCAATTACCTTTCTACAAATCGCCTCCCTATTACCTTAAATATTCAGTTCAGCTATTTCAACACATCCACTTATTCTCCATTGTGTGAGTTACTCACCACCCTGGAGCGATACCAGTCAAACATAGGAGAAGAGGTGACCGTAAACTGGTTTGCCAGCCAAGACGACAACGAAATGATCAACGATGCCCATTTTTTGAAATCTAGTTTTTGCAACCTCTGTTTTAAAGTGTTACCAATACAAGCCGCCGCTTAG
- a CDS encoding MSEP-CTERM sorting domain-containing protein, producing MKNLIKPYWILLTVTLPQLLLFGLYSSSFSIIKSLLSPQNLYYWQAYGLILGSAWGLATCYSVWATIRKKNINAYFSFIALSFYVPILYFFLADQHKIIPGSVPNWMLSTSDLPLYVLTFLMPAIFHSVLRLVVFFTPGNTQHPNWWNFGLVVAIPVSWYLLFTIVLPAINQGGINKPLFQHIMLLIFACSTVVFFFFLIRGVYSVSITRKNFLSGQYQLLWQIPVFVIFPVAGLYLNQDLGMVFGNFAEPVFYGLAMANGLLMLIPEKKIGNDIIRLALFTARSITFSYILYFFWVFLPLLPFSIIAILIIGAGFLMLTPVLITILQANTLRLSFIHLSARFSPAIVIVCLLGGLTVLPLWVTQSYRQDRKQLHEALALVYAPNISESAHQLTNINPNRIKRVLKNVHKNKGRTSQNGFGFGFDAKQKPYLSTFYKYIVLDNLTLSNKKIRALHKIFLGTNVKQSDHTRTRRFVVGPSHSDQVTIDSVQVKSSFDAAHQYWRTWVHLDIQNATKRQQEYRTKFTLPAGTWISNYYLMMEGRKEYGILAEKKAAMWVYNNIVSRRRDPGLLHYTEGNQVSFKVFPFAPEQTRKTGIEFVHKEPVQLTIGKHTLTLGDSSQQKSLTQAISTHQGVYVSALTKQQAPAKVLKPYLHFVVDLSAQAVKDKAMYVQRIREYLKKYPQHKAGAKITFGNFAYKSIALNEQSRWEQQLHDFPVQGGFFIESMFKRLFVQPAPKGTYPVAVLVSDHLDKAVFEHAMAGFAHQLQGSRYFYALKPDHTLSSYSLLHAPLKKVKANAAIPANKKVREINTLSGMLLVADNDQASFYTLPKGGKGVPQISKNAWNNGAELWSFWQYYLLHPNDRPQYKAFVHRNNIIKGSFQAHIMSPVTSFIAVENEAQKAALKAKQEQILKGNHLLDAGEELQAMSEPELWWLLGILGVFFGWKQWQRKQKMQSGLHQ from the coding sequence ATGAAAAACCTTATCAAACCTTATTGGATTTTACTTACCGTAACGCTGCCCCAATTGCTGCTGTTTGGCTTATATAGCAGCAGTTTTAGCATCATCAAGAGCTTGCTATCGCCCCAAAACCTGTATTACTGGCAAGCCTACGGGCTGATTTTGGGCAGTGCCTGGGGGTTGGCTACCTGCTACAGTGTTTGGGCAACCATTCGCAAAAAAAATATCAATGCTTATTTTAGTTTCATTGCGTTGAGCTTTTATGTGCCTATACTCTATTTCTTTTTAGCAGATCAGCACAAAATAATTCCGGGAAGTGTCCCCAACTGGATGCTGAGCACCAGTGATTTGCCGCTGTATGTACTGACTTTCCTGATGCCCGCCATTTTTCATAGTGTGCTTAGGCTGGTGGTGTTTTTTACACCCGGCAATACCCAACACCCCAACTGGTGGAACTTTGGGTTGGTTGTGGCTATTCCGGTCAGTTGGTATTTGCTATTTACCATTGTTTTGCCCGCTATTAACCAAGGGGGCATCAACAAACCTTTGTTTCAGCATATTATGCTATTAATTTTTGCCTGTAGCACCGTGGTGTTCTTTTTCTTTTTGATCAGGGGAGTATATAGCGTAAGTATTACCCGAAAAAACTTCTTGAGTGGTCAATATCAATTGCTTTGGCAAATACCAGTGTTTGTCATCTTTCCAGTGGCGGGTTTGTACCTCAACCAAGACCTGGGAATGGTATTTGGAAATTTTGCGGAACCCGTTTTTTATGGGTTGGCAATGGCCAATGGCTTGCTGATGTTAATCCCGGAAAAAAAGATAGGCAATGATATCATTCGTCTGGCATTATTTACTGCCCGTAGCATTACTTTTAGTTATATCCTCTATTTCTTTTGGGTATTTTTGCCTTTACTGCCTTTTTCTATCATTGCCATCCTTATTATAGGGGCTGGTTTTTTAATGCTTACTCCGGTGCTCATTACCATTCTTCAGGCCAACACGCTTCGCTTGAGTTTTATTCACCTATCGGCAAGGTTTTCTCCTGCTATAGTGATTGTTTGTTTGCTCGGTGGGCTGACAGTATTGCCCTTGTGGGTGACCCAAAGTTATCGCCAGGACAGAAAACAGTTGCACGAAGCATTGGCTCTGGTGTATGCTCCCAACATCAGCGAAAGCGCCCACCAACTGACGAATATCAACCCAAACAGAATAAAACGAGTGCTGAAAAATGTACACAAAAACAAGGGGCGCACTAGCCAAAATGGCTTTGGCTTCGGTTTCGATGCCAAACAAAAACCTTATTTGAGTACTTTTTATAAATACATAGTACTGGACAACCTTACGCTGAGTAATAAAAAAATACGTGCGCTGCATAAAATATTTTTGGGTACCAATGTCAAACAAAGTGACCATACACGTACTCGCCGTTTTGTAGTGGGTCCTTCGCATAGCGACCAGGTAACCATAGATTCGGTACAAGTAAAGTCAAGCTTTGATGCTGCTCACCAATACTGGCGCACTTGGGTACATTTAGATATTCAAAACGCCACCAAGCGGCAACAAGAGTATAGAACAAAGTTTACCTTACCTGCGGGTACCTGGATCAGCAACTATTACCTAATGATGGAAGGTCGCAAAGAGTATGGAATACTTGCCGAAAAAAAAGCCGCTATGTGGGTATACAACAATATTGTGAGTCGTAGGCGCGACCCTGGGCTCTTGCATTATACCGAGGGCAATCAGGTGAGTTTTAAGGTGTTTCCTTTTGCTCCTGAGCAAACCCGCAAAACCGGGATCGAGTTTGTTCATAAAGAGCCAGTGCAATTAACCATTGGCAAACATACCCTTACACTGGGAGACAGCAGCCAACAAAAAAGCCTTACTCAGGCAATATCTACTCACCAAGGGGTTTATGTTTCGGCACTGACCAAACAACAAGCTCCTGCAAAGGTACTAAAGCCTTACTTGCACTTTGTGGTAGATTTGAGCGCTCAGGCTGTCAAAGACAAGGCTATGTATGTACAACGTATTCGGGAATACCTTAAAAAATATCCACAACATAAAGCAGGGGCAAAAATCACTTTTGGTAACTTTGCTTACAAAAGTATTGCTCTGAATGAACAAAGTCGGTGGGAACAACAACTGCATGATTTCCCGGTGCAAGGGGGCTTTTTTATAGAAAGCATGTTCAAGCGCTTGTTTGTACAACCTGCGCCCAAGGGTACTTATCCAGTAGCGGTATTGGTGTCTGACCACCTCGATAAAGCAGTATTTGAGCATGCAATGGCAGGTTTTGCCCACCAGTTGCAAGGAAGTCGATATTTTTATGCGCTCAAACCAGACCACACCCTGAGCAGTTATTCATTGCTACACGCTCCCTTGAAGAAGGTAAAAGCCAACGCTGCCATACCCGCGAACAAAAAGGTGCGGGAAATTAACACCCTATCAGGTATGCTCTTGGTAGCTGACAATGACCAGGCGTCTTTTTATACCTTGCCAAAAGGAGGAAAGGGGGTGCCCCAGATAAGCAAAAATGCCTGGAACAATGGAGCTGAGTTATGGAGTTTTTGGCAATATTACCTGCTACACCCCAACGACCGACCGCAGTATAAAGCATTCGTTCATAGAAATAACATCATTAAGGGAAGTTTTCAAGCGCATATTATGAGCCCGGTTACTTCGTTTATTGCAGTGGAAAACGAAGCGCAAAAGGCAGCTCTTAAAGCCAAACAAGAGCAAATTCTGAAGGGCAATCATTTGCTTGACGCTGGTGAAGAGCTACAGGCCATGTCAGAGCCTGAGTTATGGTGGCTATTGGGTATACTGGGGGTATTTTTTGGCTGGAAACAATGGCAACGCAAGCAAAAAATGCAAAGTGGACTCCATCAGTAA
- the xrtK gene encoding exosortase K, giving the protein MKTNLKNGLILGAMALVALVLKKFYQTAEVPDLHWILAPTQAAVHSFTGLQFSYDASQGYINQAHQFVIAKSCAGVNFLIIAFCTSVFGFTPKIKGSHWQWLSLPVFLVIAYLLTVAVNAFRIVNALLLKGTYAAILPANRLHAIEGAIVYLAFLLMYYLLLHYCFTVYKNKQSPTPSDLPNNVTL; this is encoded by the coding sequence ATGAAAACAAATCTCAAAAACGGGCTTATACTGGGTGCCATGGCGCTGGTGGCATTGGTGCTCAAAAAATTTTACCAAACCGCTGAAGTTCCCGATTTGCATTGGATACTTGCCCCCACTCAGGCAGCAGTTCACAGCTTTACTGGTCTCCAGTTTAGCTATGATGCCAGCCAGGGCTACATCAATCAGGCACATCAGTTTGTCATTGCCAAGAGTTGTGCTGGGGTTAACTTTCTCATTATTGCGTTTTGCACTTCGGTTTTTGGGTTTACGCCAAAAATAAAGGGCAGCCATTGGCAATGGCTTTCGCTGCCAGTGTTTTTGGTCATTGCTTACCTACTTACTGTGGCAGTCAATGCCTTTCGTATTGTCAATGCTTTGTTATTGAAAGGCACCTACGCTGCAATACTTCCGGCTAACCGCTTGCATGCTATAGAGGGCGCCATAGTATACCTGGCGTTTTTGCTGATGTATTACCTCTTATTACACTATTGCTTTACAGTTTATAAAAACAAACAATCGCCTACACCTTCTGACTTACCAAACAATGTTACTCTATGA